The DNA segment GACATCTCTTTATCCATTCGGTTTATATAACAGGGTTTGAAGTGGAATATTCTTCCTGCGGACATTCTGTCAACGTGCTCCTTCCAGAAACGACGATGCTTGTAAAACTTCTCTCACAGACAGGCTTGTAAATCTACAGATGGAAactactgagatattgcaattattcaaatgctaatgaattaattatttttttaaacgaaaatccaaattaaatgctgtaattcaccccgaagacttctgctactgcaaatattgacaacagggtaaacagctagatggaaattcgatgagcgctactattcaaaaattatttgtcagcccgggtatcgaacccagtacctcctaattgcctaCCGAAATGCTTACCATTAcaacaaactgacaatctctggcaTTGCTTGTGAGCACCAGTTTGGCAAGGTTTACTAGGAAGGAGGTTGAAGGGGTGGAGGGTGTGGGTCGTAAGGAAAGGTAATGCTCAAGGGATTTTAAGCCTTCAGAATGGTGGATGGAAGTGTAGAAGGTCCTTGCCACCCTCCTtcccacagccccctccatagatgtcaagacgaaagaattggcttttatttgggtgcttggagctgcttccagtcctggtctcaacagacagcaatagtaccatagctatcaactctacaccaactgtttaataaattgaaataaatttcatcatatcataataaatttaacagatatcaaatatatattgaatgttcaataaaaaCCTTTGTAGAactaagaaataataaataataaatttcattcaagttcaattttacaattcctttctccaattttagtccaattcttttttgatttctaattttaaatctcctcttttctatcaattcataagcctttccttattcataacccactcaaatcttaaatatcccgtttgtaaccgctCGCTATATACCCCATAATGTCtcctgaatctgtaccctttttctctccattcgTCTGCACCGCCTtatctgtggtctctgctgctacaattgactctccattcgtactctgtggtcacacaACCGTTTGATTTCAtactgcagtctgctcggttgaggaaggaaactcagtttccgaaaatttcccccatttctaatgtaagtttttaagtgttttcaatctatttatgtcttgtgtctcctgttttaatttatattacaaactttgaagtgttttctatatatatatatatggaattttcgggagctgggccccctttgtcaatcaaaaaggaagtgaagtggtgcatatttgaaaattctgaaggtcgtgaccacagagacgcggtagagatgttgtgtagaccaTAGAGCACAGACGAACGGAGGTGTACTGATTGTAGGAGCATTATGGGATTAGTTGGTGGGCCATTATGGGATTAGTTGGTGGGCCATTATGGATTAGTTGGTGGGCCATTATCGGTTACAAGCGGGAGATTccaaatttgagtgggttatggataaggaaaggtgtagattatgaattgatagaaaagaggagatttaaaattagaaatccgaaatgaagtagaataaaattagaaaatggaagtatagaattgaattggaatgaaatttatttttatttttgttttaatttaaattgaatttaattcaaatttcattcattaaattcatttaaatttaaattaaaacaaaaataaatttcattccaattcaattctatacttccattttctaattttattctacttcatttcggatttctaatttaaaatctcctcttttctatcaattcataatctacacctttccttatccataacacactcaaatttgaaatctcccgcTTGTAACCCATAATGGCCCACCCATTATGCCCACCCAACTAATCCCATAATGCTCCTTCAATCAGTACGCCTCAGCCCAGCTCCcgaaaattttcgtttaaatgtaagtttttaagtgtttttaatctatccgtgttgtgtgtatcctgtttcaatttatattataaaactttaaagtgttttcccttatgtgctatatatatatcataattattatatgataaactctccatttttctttttgtcTAGTGTAGAGAACTTTGCTTCTTTACCGCTTTACCGATGTATTGAGATAATGAATCTCttcatattcattttattagtatattaatttatttcatatttatattatttattattaatttgataaaattaattaatgtaataattttttcatatcCAACCAATATTAATTcgatcaaatatatatatatattttctgtaGAGGATACGACGGGATAGGTGTATGGAATATAGGATAGTCAGTAAACAGTTTTCACCCAgaaaacaagaatgaatttattgccaatttcATCAAATGATTCTCATTAGGAATTATATGTATTATATGATAAACTCTTCTTTTTTTGTTCGTCTAGGGTAGAGAACTTTGCTTCTTTACCGCTCCATACATTCTAATACATGCTATTCTCTCCTCAAGAGCATAAGGTAATGTTCTGAGTGCTGTGAATTCCACCCAATAGTCACCATACGGTATACCTGGCATATTGttcagtttcaaattgaaaattaaatccTTGAAATGACATTGAACCTGCCAacgaataaaaagaaaaaatattattctcatacttactattataatatgaaattcaacATTTTAGTTTGTATTGTGGGCACTTCAATGAAACTTAACGTTTCAGGATGTGGACAGATTGTGGATTTTCCAACGGAACTCAAAATTCTACCTATGTAACTATGTACCTATTTTGTATATAGGTACAAAATATACTTCTTTTAGATACCCTGAAGATCAAAATCCATCCAAAGTTCATGAATTAGGTTCCTCCTTCTAGCATCTTTTCCGCAGATCAAGATTATCTGATATTTGGAGACGGCTGATCTGAAGAGTTCTTTCTCCAGTAGGCCAACCTAATATTAGCGGAGATTTTTTTAACTATGATGTTTTTTCTcctagtccgggcgcaaatgtcatgaataaggcactccgtggtcattttcgAATAACAGCCATGGAAGATGTCCCAATTTCTtagttaggtctagcataataaggatcgtgatgatgataagtcgaaatcacaggcaaacacctcggaaacaagatggccgcaaaaattttcagggttttgctatatcgcttgtatgtCAATAACCGTTCATAATATTCAGCCGTTTTTTCAAAAGAGAAAATATCATAAATCTTCCTCAACAATTTTGGTTCTATagaattttcctctaaaacgcatattttttagttataaccttcaaaagcccaaaaaacgttttttttctacattttttcaaatttcattcaattataacttttttgtgaaaaagatacagagaaattttaaatttatgaaattcaGAGCGATTTTTCTACTTTGGAACAATATATttatcttcatgcgctgtacgtcaaaaaatgagttctccagcgctctccaaagaaaaccctgcatgatttctggtgcgtttttccatacgcatgaggtaacaagctagaaatataaaatcgattttttcatgactacttcaagatagagacttgcaaatggccTCAATCCCTCCGTTACAAaaagacgaataagaatattgatgatggaaacgaCGAAAATATttgacatcattgaaaaatacaagatgtcATTATTGATAGGCTATCGCTTGTTATCCAGTTAttgatatcggattggttttaccaccaaagtgtttagaattatccaaacaatgatgttcgagagaatcatctcattttgaccactttttccattattcattcaacttcaaaaacttgaaacatacatttttcggggacatttccatttttaaaaatttctctgtatctcttgcacgataaagttataatggaatgaaatttgaaaaaatgtagaaaaaaaacgttttttgggcttttgaaggttataactaaaaaatatgcattttagagaaaaattttatagaacaaaattgtagaggaagatttatgatattttttcttttgaaaaaatggCTGAATATtatgaacggttattgaaatacaagcgatatagcaaaaccctgaaaatttttgcggccatcttgtttccgaagtgtttgcctgtgatttcgacttatcatcatcacgatccttattatgctagacctaacggagaaattgagacatcttccatggCTGTTACTCGAAAATGACCACgcaatgacatttgcgcccggactatccTATCGATTTTACTCTGCATCACATGCTGTAGTATCCTATACAggatgggtgaaaagtccgagaacggcttaatatctgaTACACAAAGATGATTTGATGGTggatgtgattggggatcctactaaaactgaaaaaaactactttttaatgactttaaaaatctggtcggccatcttggatccgccatattgaataaatagaaaggTGGTCGTGcgacatgatttcgatacggaattctGAGGAAAaataaatggcgaaaaccgcacatcgatatcgcaaaccgttcagaagatattcatattatcaatcagtaccatgtaaatcagaaatgaaatacatgagtggtattgattaataatgtgaatatcttctaaacggttttagatatcgatatgcggtttcgaccattcattttttcttcaaattccttATCGAAATCATATATCGCACGACTACCTTCCTATTtagaaaaatgaagttgcattcaatatggcggatccaagatggtggaccagatttttaaagtctttaaaaagtagttttttcaatttcagtaggatccccaattacatccaccgtcaaattatctttgtgtatgagatattaagccgttctcggacttttcacccactctgtatagttattacTATACACATCCTATATACAGAGTGCTTCTGAACTCCTATTCTAGGGCATTGCTCCTGGGTACGAAACATATCTACATAAATCATTTTCGAACTGTCCGAAAGTCCTTAGTTACATAGCcgctattttattttttcactcatCATTGAACGTACGGAACAAACGGAAGTGGAACTAAGCACAAACATCTATGAAAACTAGATAAAGCTGcaaaaaaattatgacaatttttcaaattgaaagtcAACAAAATTGCTCATCTACTTAGGTAATTGACTGCAGGTCGTTGTAGAGAACATTAAAACAGTGTGTTTTATTATTGTttggaataatttaaaatcacgAATAATATGCAAAGCAGATGGATATTGTTGCATTAATGAGATAAGGGACccccatacactagggaacttggatcggTTCTTGCGAACCAAGTTCCCCAGTGTATGTGGAAAATTGGCAAACCGCGAACCAAATTCGTCACGAATTTGGTCTTCAATCTGGATTAAATactgtgccgggcactctctttaattcaggccttttcccaagttataatagtaaatttaatacgcaatagactagagccattattgtaagtgagttagcgaaataaattattttctctctctattatgaacggccatgacttcgagtttcccaggatagatatttaaaaattgtggctccgagtcgtcgaggaatgtagattatggaattatctctaaaacttagccttcttgtcgcgacataaagtgcgataagttggaaaacagcaagcattgaaattataacaaactaccgattttgcagttactatttggtccaaaggctctagaagccacgcgacgattggtcaaattgattccattcgcccaataggagacctgtttctaaatacagtagtggggattccccagtcgagagaccagattacgttccggaggacactttgctaggagcactacgagagtaaagatgtagtcactatgtttccccctttttgggcaggtttataagtttatttcagtagttaatgtaggagctagttttatttttattaatgtttaaatttactagtagtgccatgtcctgaaaggtttaattgtgtttcttcatcatgtacgaataattgtttcttcaaataaccgctaaggtacgtgaaataaggttaaaatataatttagggaatttaattgattgaaacttccataagagtattgaattaattaagcctgttatttttcaagttaataatattgattgagaataatccttttgattttattagtgatggaagataattataaatttttttctacagaagtatagaaagttttcagttacgttacatttgagttattgtttctggagatatattatcgtagagtattgctgaaagtcaggaagatagcctttaaattggaatgaaacttttaagaattgttcatattgagtttacgacattttttaatttatatttttcagactctgttttcttatgtcattaaggcttttgaatgatttagtaaattttttatgatagaaatcttaatagatgaagaagaaagtttttcttctccaggaaattaatattaatgaatgttcaaattttaatacaatttaaattattttctatgtgtctactaattttatttaattaaaggtaaaaactatccacaagatgaatcttataaggcaaacattatctttccttaaagtgaaattttcaatatttttttcttttattgtgttataaagtgtcttgttttattaggtgataaattcataatttcagttgatactagtttttggacttgtatttgttggtaaatcaaatcataaattctggaatgttcatttttaattaaggttctgagctgttttgggcgaatgcccgttatttacacttggattgcgtcctatagttcataaataataaataaaataaatgttggctggcgcacaagtttccaacaatactagccgagctactatatgaaaaattatatttgatttcgcaaaccaaacgaaaaatatcatataagttagcatcatttcaatttgaactatttgtgaagaaagatccattaattctgataaaaagaatcagtagtttaaagataaaaatctatataaaatgaggattcaaatagaatgagagaatttaattaattgtaatcaatagataactcctgttttagcttttgatgaattgtaggaagagttagaaattaatgctgtaatacatttatttacagcggttcatgtgtgtccccaaaccaacttcttgtactaccacccctttggttccgcaactttatgtaacaccgcttcaagacacccgttcagacgacaggtctagggacgtaagaggacgtcgccgtcaagccaaattcaaccggtaaaagctcaccgccaaaaacaaggtactgtaaccccgacgataaagcaacgtacagaccaacgaaagtgcagtgtagtgaaacaaaggttcattcgagaatgtcaatcaaaagtggggattcaaaattattatgatatgggttactatcgacgaaacttgggttcaacgggcttttctttcttgagtaattttatgttgaagttaattatttgttatttgatgactgatattgtttggttttgtgacgtattgctatctaaacggggatagtaatgcgcccccgaatcagatgaagaatgtcaacaaagtaacatgaaattgttgtttctgttgttcgattttagttgccaatgttttttgaaactgtttgtatttttcaattatttcaaattgtagtgattttctatagtataaacctattaaatcaggcatggcaagattaattgaagttttcttgactctagcccgttcacctgcatgaattaggtatagactcaggtattttctagatgtgtcggcctatttctaaattctaaattttattcaaaattatcttatctattatcttttaaaaagtgcaggcacaatACTTTGTTCGGTTCGTCCACCAGGGCGATGtgttctatctatataatatattcaatatattttcttcctACAGCAGCTGCAAACTTTGACACACTCATCTCTAGACCCCTAAAGACACTGGAATAACGAACGGTTGTTCGCTCTCCCCACTACAGTGTGTGGGCAAATCCTACACAAACTTGGTTCCCCGAACCAAGTTGgccgatccaagttccctagtgtatggggccctATAGAGACTTTAGCTGCACGCCTTGGCGTGCACTAAACCATCCTCCAGCGGTCACCCATCACTGAAACATCCATatctaaattaatattttttcgcTCAATCTTGGAAAATGAGTTGTGTATCGATTCGTATTTGAATTTACTGGGATAATTTATTCTTTGTAAAATCAACGGTTCTAtagttattcaataaataacgTTTTCAACGGCtgctattttgttttataaagttgaaaaattataataatttttttgtagctctGTCTagtttccactcaaaatttatGCGAAGTTTCCACTCCTGTATGTTCAGCCATTATTatctaaaaaagaaaattgtgaGTAAAAAACATAATGGcggctgtgtgagtaactaaaGACTTTCAgacagtttgaaaataatatttagataATATGTTTCGTatccaggaacaatgccctagaatattggtaggaaGTTCGGAAACACTTTGTATTGTCTTTTCCTCAATTTCTTGATTAGCGGAACATTCTGTATAACTTACCCTTTCTCTGGGACATACGAATGATATATTGCAGTAATGAGCGGCCGAGAGAACAACGTCCTTGAAAAATATTGTGGCCACGTCACAAGCcttcaattttatatcaatGAGTGTGCTGTAACGTCCATTCGATCCCTTCATAGCAGTTATGCCATGCACCTAAAAATActcacaaaataaattaatgttcacTTGTTTCTGTCAATGACTCATCAAAAATACAGTGGAAATTTGATGACTCTTTGTGATATAGATATGTAATTCAACTGAGTTGATTGATACAAGATTACAAGATACAAAAAATCCAACAAAAGTAGTTTTTCATGAATAGAATACTTTCAACGAGCTCTTATCATACGAGGGCTATCCGGAAAGTAGAGTACGTTTTCGTCTGTATCTGCTTGGGAGGGGGCTAGCGCGGCATCTTGGGGTCAGAGCGTTGCGCAGCTTAGATGTGAAAGGTGCAGCTAGTGAAGGTTGCTGTACTCCGTTCAGATATTGTGACGGTTTAAATGTATGCGTTAATTGAAAATCCCGCGAGCTGCAAGCTGCGTGCAGTAATAAGGTTTCTGACTGCAAAAAACTGTAAACTGATAGAAATCTATCAGCAGCTTTATGAAGTGTATGGGGACAACATTAGCACTGAAGTTGGAGTGCTTCAGTGGGTCATAAGATTCAAAAATGGCCTAACCAATGTTCACGACGAAGATGGAAGTGGGAGACCCTGCATAGTGACTGCCGAACTTGTCTAAAAAGTCGATGCTAAAGTCCGTGAAAATCGAAAGGTCAAAAAAACAGAACCTTTTTTAAGTTTccacaaatttcaaaattaaggTGTTTTGATGACGACGCACAGATTTAAGAAGAGGTAACAAAGTGGTTGAAGGCGCCGGCGGCGGATTGTTCCGACAAAGGAATTTTCAAGCTCGTCCATCGCTATGATAAATGCCTTAATTCGAATGGTGACTATGTAGAAAAGTAGTACTTGAATGTGGCTTTCATCTGTATTTAATAAAACTTGTTTCCTatactttgtttattttttataccAAAACGTAATCTACTTTCTGGATAGCCATGTAAGTGACCGGGCCTAGTGAGGTATACGTTTCAACTGGAAAAGACTCAATATCAGGAGTGAGTCGATATCTAAGTAAAGTGGTAACGAAGTTTTGCTAATTTTTCTGGTACATTGTCATGGGATTTGGAAggaatttttcattattgaattgCGTGACGGTGTATGTAATATGTATAAGGTGTTTTAGATGCTTATcatttcaagtataataatttgaaaagagagAGGACTAGATTTAttgcaatataattatataaaatgagaatgaaacttCAAGTAATCAGTCATTGTTTCAAGAGAAGAATAATACTTTTTGTATCCTACAAATAGTTTTGAATGAGCGTAGCGAATTTATAGTTGAAGACTCAATGATTTCAGTGTTAGAAAGCTCGTTCATAGCTACGGTACCGAACGCGCTTAATCAAGgtcaaataatttattctaaacACATATTtcagaatattcaaattataaaatactaGCGAGTAAatcgtgctccgcaagggtctgtttgAAACACAAATACATTGAATTTAGTTTCATAGTTCCATGCTGATATTGAAAGTATCAACAACTgtgataataatttacaatgcaAAAACGATTTGagcttttattattgaattattgtaagcAAACAGCAATCATGTAAGAGGTGGAGTTAGAGTAGAAGTAGCTATCGGTGATTACTCGTGACTTATTGTTCATATCAGAAGATTATGACGATGGGAATTAAATGGTGATGCTACCTGATTTTTTAGTGATAaagtatgataataattatgaactgATGATTTCAATGTACACATAGgaatttgaaaagttataaaagAATATCATAAGAACAATATGTATATAGCGTGTGAGAAGACTCATTGACTATGAAAAGAAATAGGAAGACTGTCTTAAGAAACTTTTCCACGACATAAGAAGAGGAGATCAGAAACCACTTGATGGAGATGGGCTGGAGTTTCTGATTGAAGAAGTGAACGCCACTTCCATGGAAGTTCAACCATGTTCTAGaacttattataaaatatattttctctgcAATTCATGGAGTTAGTGATTGTTTCCTGTGATTCGCATTATTTTACACTTATTTGTAGTTGTCCACTCACTTTTAGATTATCGTCCACATCGACGATGGAGTCTACGGAGCCAGTGTATATCAGGTGTGTTTTGTTCAACTTTCTAACGTTGAAATTCGATAACATATCGTACTTGCCTCTTTTTTCGCACTTTCCTAAGCGATGGAAAACCAAATCATAGTTCTGCACAACAATAAACAGAAAAATCATGGGAATAGTAAGGCGGATCCTACACTTGAGCAACAAGACAAGCAACATTAATCAACGGTGCGCGGTCATGCTagcattattttcatttcaaaaacgATTGTTATATCAAGGAGAGTCAGCTGTCACAATTGAAAA comes from the Nilaparvata lugens isolate BPH chromosome 1, ASM1435652v1, whole genome shotgun sequence genome and includes:
- the LOC120355486 gene encoding uncharacterized protein LOC120355486; this translates as MLSNFNVRKLNKTHLIYTGSVDSIVDVDDNLKVHGITAMKGSNGRYSTLIDIKLKACDVATIFFKDVVLSAAHYCNISFVCPRERVQCHFKDLIFNLKLNNMPGIPYGDYWVEFTALRTLPYALEERIACIRMYGAVKKQSSLP